Proteins from a single region of Bacteroidia bacterium:
- a CDS encoding ABC transporter ATP-binding protein produces MLEIQNISKKFRIYHENQPYLSLRDSLTSLFKKSKSSSEEFYALKDVCFDVFPSESIGIIGKNGAGKSTLLKVLSKITPPSSGKIVSRGRVASLLEVGTGFHPELSGRENIFLNGSILGMKQKEILSKFDEIVDFSGTEKFLDTPLKRYSSGMQLRLAFSVAAFLEPEILVIDEVLAVGDVEFQKKCIGKMEDVSKSGRTILFVSHNMAAIQSLCTNAVYLSQGKVLNYGKSHEIINQYLKDNLSNTNFEKGKTNKNTYVKKVNLDCCIQDLIELSIEIYSKEAKKAAIDIRLYTFNGEPAAFGSIGTFDQNKMLTLNCGINTFSLQLTTSSIANGLYYISIDLTNPDKEYFDRIEQALFFEISNSPGGAGSRVLLQEWNYGYYKLPLFLKGYEQD; encoded by the coding sequence ATATTAGAAATACAAAATATATCTAAAAAATTTCGTATTTATCACGAGAATCAACCTTATTTGAGTTTACGTGACTCTTTGACTTCTTTATTTAAAAAGAGTAAAAGCAGTTCCGAAGAGTTTTATGCATTAAAAGATGTTTGTTTTGATGTTTTTCCAAGTGAAAGTATCGGTATTATTGGAAAAAATGGTGCAGGTAAATCAACTCTTTTGAAAGTTCTATCAAAAATAACTCCACCATCTTCAGGTAAAATTGTTTCAAGAGGAAGAGTTGCCAGTTTATTGGAGGTGGGCACTGGATTTCATCCGGAATTGAGTGGCAGAGAAAATATTTTTCTTAATGGGTCGATTTTAGGGATGAAGCAAAAAGAGATATTATCAAAATTTGATGAAATTGTTGATTTTTCGGGAACAGAAAAATTTTTAGATACCCCATTAAAAAGATATAGTAGTGGAATGCAATTGCGTTTAGCATTTTCTGTTGCTGCATTTTTGGAGCCAGAGATATTGGTTATTGACGAAGTTCTTGCAGTTGGAGATGTTGAATTTCAAAAAAAATGCATTGGAAAAATGGAAGATGTAAGTAAAAGCGGAAGAACCATTTTATTTGTAAGTCACAATATGGCTGCTATTCAATCCCTTTGCACAAATGCAGTTTATCTTTCGCAGGGCAAAGTATTAAATTATGGCAAATCGCATGAGATAATTAATCAATACTTAAAGGATAATTTGTCTAATACTAATTTTGAGAAAGGGAAAACAAACAAAAACACTTATGTTAAAAAAGTTAATTTAGACTGTTGCATTCAGGATCTTATCGAATTAAGTATTGAAATTTATAGTAAAGAAGCAAAAAAAGCTGCAATAGACATCAGATTATATACTTTTAACGGGGAACCTGCTGCATTTGGTTCAATTGGTACTTTTGATCAAAACAAAATGCTAACATTAAATTGCGGAATAAACACATTCAGTTTGCAATTAACAACAAGCAGTATAGCAAATGGTCTTTATTATATTTCTATCGATTTAACAAATCCTGATAAAGAATATTTTGATAGAATAGAACAGGCACTATTTTTTGAAATTTCAAATTCGCCAGGAGGTGCCGGAAGCAGGGTATTACTTCAGGAATGGAATTATGGTTATTATAAATTACCACTATTTTTAAAAGGCTATGAACAGGATTAA
- a CDS encoding class I SAM-dependent methyltransferase: MFLIIRRILNKLLPLSLKYSLVRKLPNIEIFFAKSLRGIDKLWKQDTVFVKCYNESKKRSLLDVKKAYILFLCAKNAVNIEGDYAELGVFKGAGSKLMLEGSFHKKKILLFDTFEGLPDVNKEFDNHWDKGSLGDVSFNEIKTFLKEDNFTFYKGYFPESANNLSENTKFSFVHIDFDIYQSTLDALEYCYNKMSHNGIILIDDYGVLACPGVKKAVDDFFIDKSEMIIPNLNGQCIIIKA; encoded by the coding sequence ATGTTTTTAATAATCCGTCGTATTCTAAACAAACTTTTACCCTTGTCATTAAAGTATTCATTAGTAAGAAAACTTCCTAATATCGAAATATTTTTCGCCAAATCATTAAGGGGAATAGACAAATTATGGAAACAGGATACTGTTTTTGTTAAATGTTATAACGAATCAAAGAAAAGATCTTTGCTTGATGTTAAAAAAGCATATATATTATTTTTGTGTGCAAAAAATGCTGTAAATATTGAAGGCGACTATGCCGAACTAGGAGTTTTTAAAGGAGCAGGCAGTAAATTGATGCTGGAAGGAAGTTTTCATAAAAAGAAAATTTTATTATTTGACACATTCGAAGGTTTGCCTGACGTTAACAAAGAATTTGATAATCATTGGGACAAAGGAAGTTTGGGAGACGTTAGTTTTAATGAAATCAAAACCTTTCTAAAAGAAGATAATTTCACTTTCTATAAAGGATATTTCCCCGAATCTGCAAATAACTTATCAGAAAACACTAAATTTTCTTTTGTGCACATTGATTTTGATATATATCAATCAACATTAGATGCTTTGGAATATTGTTATAATAAGATGTCTCATAATGGGATTATTTTAATTGACGATTATGGAGTATTGGCTTGTCCTGGCGTTAAAAAGGCTGTTGATGATTTTTTTATTGATAAATCCGAAATGATTATTCCAAATCTTAATGGACAATGTATTATTATTAAAGCTTAA
- a CDS encoding ABC transporter permease, with the protein MIEYEIKPKNKLTIGINELWQYRELFYFFTWRDIKIKYKQTVLGFAWAILQPFLMMIIFTVFFGKALNVPSDNIPYPVFVFSGLLLWNIFSSGISGAGNSMVSNANIINKIYFPRLIIPISAVLVSLFDFVMAFLVFIVMIIYYQVSINFILFIPLLFLSILITAISTFGIGSLLAALNIKYRDFRYIIPFMVQALLFLTPVIYPVSIVSKVWFKFILALNPMYSAIELFRHSIIQKSLDFNLIIISISSAVILLLIGVIYFRKTESYFADLA; encoded by the coding sequence ATGATTGAATACGAAATAAAACCTAAAAATAAACTTACAATTGGTATTAATGAACTATGGCAATACCGGGAGTTGTTTTATTTTTTTACATGGCGCGATATAAAAATTAAATATAAACAAACTGTATTGGGGTTTGCCTGGGCTATTTTGCAGCCATTTTTAATGATGATAATTTTTACAGTTTTTTTTGGAAAGGCATTAAACGTTCCTTCTGACAATATTCCATATCCGGTTTTTGTTTTTTCAGGATTATTACTTTGGAATATATTTTCTTCAGGAATATCAGGTGCAGGAAATAGTATGGTGTCAAATGCAAACATTATAAATAAAATTTATTTTCCCCGGTTAATTATTCCTATATCTGCTGTTTTGGTGTCGTTATTTGACTTTGTTATGGCATTCCTAGTATTTATTGTTATGATTATTTATTATCAGGTTTCAATAAATTTTATTTTATTTATTCCATTGTTGTTTTTGAGTATTCTTATTACTGCTATTTCAACATTTGGGATAGGATCGTTACTTGCTGCTTTAAATATTAAGTATCGTGATTTCAGATATATCATTCCATTTATGGTTCAGGCATTATTGTTTTTAACTCCGGTAATTTATCCTGTATCCATTGTTAGTAAAGTTTGGTTTAAATTTATTCTTGCATTAAATCCGATGTATTCAGCAATTGAATTATTCAGACACTCGATAATACAGAAATCATTAGATTTTAATTTAATTATTATAAGCATCTCTTCAGCTGTTATATTGTTATTAATAGGAGTAATATATTTTAGAAAAACAGAATCTTATTTTGCCGATTTAGCTTAA
- a CDS encoding NAD-dependent epimerase/dehydratase family protein, with protein sequence MANICLITGSSGLIGSESVDFFSKKFEKIIGIDNNMRAKFFGQDASTEWNTKRLLNSFNNFEHNAIDIRNFSELETIFKLNGSNIKLIIHSAAQPSHDWAANEPITDFTVNANGTLNMLELTRIYCPEATFIFTSTNKVYGDTPNYLPLVELEKRWEIDSSHPYFKEGIDESMSIDQTKHSLFGASKVAADVLVQEYGKYFGMNTCVLRGGCLTGPNHSGTQLHGFLSYLMKCAITGDKYTVFGYRGKQVRDNIHSWDLVNMIWHFHQNPKQGEVYNAGGGRFSNCSMTEAIELCEQITGKKMNFEYSETNRIGDHIWWISDVSKFKKHYPKWEMRYNILDILTQISKNVNNR encoded by the coding sequence ATGGCTAACATTTGTTTAATTACAGGATCTTCTGGTTTAATAGGAAGTGAATCTGTAGATTTTTTTTCGAAAAAATTCGAAAAAATTATAGGCATAGATAATAATATGCGGGCAAAATTCTTCGGACAAGATGCATCTACCGAATGGAACACAAAAAGACTATTAAACAGTTTCAATAATTTTGAACATAATGCAATTGATATTCGTAATTTTTCTGAATTGGAAACTATTTTTAAACTAAATGGTTCTAACATAAAGTTAATTATTCATAGCGCCGCACAACCTAGTCATGATTGGGCAGCAAATGAACCAATTACTGATTTTACAGTAAATGCTAATGGAACATTAAACATGCTTGAATTAACAAGAATATATTGTCCTGAAGCAACTTTTATTTTCACTTCCACAAATAAAGTATATGGCGATACACCAAATTATTTACCTTTGGTAGAACTTGAAAAGAGATGGGAAATAGATTCATCTCACCCATATTTTAAGGAGGGAATTGACGAAAGCATGAGCATAGATCAAACAAAACATTCTTTATTTGGAGCATCTAAAGTTGCAGCAGATGTTTTGGTACAGGAATATGGTAAATATTTTGGAATGAATACCTGTGTTCTAAGAGGTGGCTGCCTTACCGGCCCAAACCACTCGGGTACTCAATTGCATGGATTTTTATCTTACCTAATGAAATGTGCTATAACCGGCGATAAATATACTGTTTTTGGATATAGAGGTAAACAGGTTAGAGATAATATTCATAGCTGGGATTTAGTTAATATGATCTGGCACTTCCATCAGAATCCTAAACAGGGTGAGGTTTATAATGCCGGTGGTGGAAGGTTTTCTAATTGTTCAATGACTGAAGCAATTGAATTATGTGAACAAATCACAGGAAAAAAAATGAACTTCGAGTATTCTGAAACAAATAGAATTGGTGATCATATTTGGTGGATAAGTGATGTAAGTAAATTTAAAAAGCATTATCCCAAATGGGAAATGAGGTATAATATTCTTGATATATTAACTCAGATCTCAAAAAATGTAAATAACAGATAA
- a CDS encoding NAD-dependent epimerase/dehydratase family protein: MIILITGGAGFIGSTLCVKLKEKYPHYTIIAFDNLKRRGSELNLIEFQNYDIRFIHGDIRNIEDLNSVGSFDVLIDASAEPSVLAGLDSDPSFVINNNLFGSINCFNACLKNKAKLIFLSTSRVYPIERIENANFIEEETRFSFSENQLEKGISRIGISEDLSLNGVRSFYGTTKLSAELFIQEYSAFYNLKSAITRLGVIAGPRQMGKTDQGIATLWMAKHYWKQPLSYIGYGGLGKQVRDLLYVEDLVELIDIQIHQTEEFTGNIFNVGGGLNNSISLQEMTKVCEQITGNKIKITSEIKNRPADLRIYITNNSKIEKNISWKPKTNLESIFSETFTWIKQNEKQLKAILK; encoded by the coding sequence ATGATAATTTTAATTACAGGAGGGGCAGGTTTTATTGGATCAACACTATGTGTAAAACTTAAAGAAAAATATCCTCATTATACAATAATAGCATTTGATAATTTAAAAAGACGTGGTTCTGAATTAAACTTAATTGAATTTCAGAACTATGACATTAGGTTTATTCATGGCGATATTCGCAATATTGAAGACCTTAATTCTGTTGGTTCGTTTGATGTTTTAATTGATGCCTCTGCCGAACCTTCGGTATTAGCTGGACTTGACTCTGATCCTTCTTTTGTAATAAACAATAATCTTTTTGGCTCCATAAATTGTTTTAATGCGTGTTTAAAAAATAAAGCAAAACTTATTTTTCTTTCTACAAGTAGAGTTTATCCCATCGAAAGAATTGAAAATGCAAATTTTATTGAAGAAGAAACACGTTTTTCATTTTCTGAAAATCAATTGGAAAAAGGAATTTCAAGAATAGGTATTTCTGAGGATTTAAGTTTGAATGGAGTTCGTTCTTTTTATGGAACAACAAAACTTTCGGCAGAATTATTTATACAAGAATATTCTGCGTTTTACAATTTAAAGTCAGCAATAACACGATTAGGAGTAATTGCAGGTCCACGCCAAATGGGAAAAACAGATCAGGGAATTGCAACTTTATGGATGGCAAAACATTATTGGAAACAACCACTCAGCTATATTGGATACGGAGGATTAGGAAAGCAAGTAAGAGATCTCCTTTATGTAGAGGATTTGGTTGAACTTATAGACATTCAAATTCATCAAACAGAAGAATTTACCGGAAATATATTTAATGTAGGGGGTGGTTTAAATAATAGTATTTCACTTCAAGAAATGACTAAAGTTTGTGAACAAATTACCGGAAATAAAATAAAAATAACTTCCGAAATTAAAAACAGGCCAGCTGATTTAAGAATTTATATAACTAATAATTCTAAAATTGAAAAAAACATCAGCTGGAAACCAAAAACCAATTTAGAAAGTATTTTTTCTGAAACATTTACATGGATTAAACAAAATGAAAAACAACTTAAAGCTATATTGAAATGA
- a CDS encoding glycosyltransferase family 2 protein translates to MKLSVLIPAYNEGESITETVDQLEIAFSEVNIDHEIFIVNDNSNDNTLQVLENLSKKYSTVKYVTNTGANGFGYAVRYGLEHYTGDCVAIFMADLSDSPNDLIKFYNSMVEGNYDCVFGSRFIKGGKLIDYPFVKKRINRLANLIIRIVMRIKYNDTTNAFKLYKRHTIDGLKPFLSPHFNLTIELPLKAIIRGYSYNVLPNSWTNRKYGESKLKIREMGSRYFFILMYCFIEKYFSRGDFNKKW, encoded by the coding sequence ATGAAGCTTAGCGTTTTAATACCTGCTTATAATGAAGGTGAATCAATTACTGAAACAGTAGATCAGTTAGAAATTGCATTTTCAGAAGTTAACATCGATCACGAAATTTTTATTGTAAATGATAATTCCAATGATAACACATTACAAGTTTTAGAAAATTTATCAAAAAAATACTCAACTGTTAAATATGTAACAAATACAGGTGCAAATGGCTTTGGATATGCAGTTCGTTATGGGTTAGAGCATTATACCGGCGATTGTGTTGCTATATTTATGGCAGACTTGTCTGATTCTCCTAATGATTTAATCAAATTTTATAACTCCATGGTTGAAGGAAACTATGATTGTGTGTTTGGTAGTAGGTTTATTAAGGGGGGGAAATTAATTGATTATCCTTTTGTTAAAAAGCGCATAAACAGATTGGCTAATTTAATTATCAGAATTGTTATGCGCATAAAATATAACGATACAACAAATGCATTTAAACTATATAAGAGACATACAATTGATGGCTTAAAACCATTCTTGTCACCTCATTTCAATTTAACAATAGAATTACCGCTAAAAGCTATAATTAGAGGGTATTCATATAATGTACTTCCAAATTCATGGACAAATAGAAAATATGGCGAATCGAAATTAAAAATTCGTGAAATGGGAAGCAGATACTTTTTTATTTTAATGTATTGCTTTATAGAAAAGTATTTCTCTCGTGGTGACTTTAATAAGAAATGGTAG
- a CDS encoding WbqC family protein, translated as MVVSVIQSNYLPWRGYFDIIGMSDIFVFYDDVQYTKNDWRNRNMVKTSNGKLWLTVPCGDNIKRLIYEVEILNNNWQKKHYQSITQNYARAKHFDYLKDFLKYIYIEKQWSHLSELNQYLIEKISTEYLGFNCRFFRSNDFSISGDKNERLVELLLKVGATEYISGPSAKDYIDFNKFEQAGIKIKWMDYSNYKEYPQQFPPFDPNVSIIDLLLNCGSDSKKYLKCYEG; from the coding sequence ATGGTAGTTTCAGTCATTCAATCAAATTATTTACCCTGGAGAGGTTATTTTGATATTATTGGTATGTCAGATATTTTTGTCTTTTATGACGATGTGCAATACACTAAGAATGACTGGAGAAACAGAAATATGGTTAAAACTAGTAATGGCAAATTATGGTTAACCGTGCCTTGCGGCGACAATATTAAACGTCTTATATACGAAGTTGAAATTTTAAATAATAATTGGCAAAAAAAACATTATCAGTCAATTACGCAAAATTATGCAAGGGCGAAACATTTTGATTACCTTAAGGACTTTTTGAAATACATATATATTGAAAAACAATGGTCTCATTTATCCGAGCTTAACCAATATTTAATTGAAAAAATTTCTACCGAATATTTAGGTTTTAATTGCAGATTTTTTAGAAGTAACGATTTTTCAATTAGCGGAGACAAAAACGAAAGACTTGTAGAATTGCTGCTAAAAGTTGGAGCAACCGAATATATTTCTGGTCCAAGTGCAAAAGATTATATTGATTTTAATAAATTTGAACAAGCAGGGATTAAAATAAAATGGATGGATTATTCCAATTATAAAGAATATCCACAGCAATTTCCTCCGTTTGACCCAAATGTGTCAATTATCGATCTTCTTTTAAACTGTGGATCTGATTCAAAAAAATATTTAAAATGTTATGAAGGATAA
- a CDS encoding glycosyltransferase family 2 protein: MKDNYDYSIVVPVYSGEFTIKELFNKIEAAFISINKTFEIIFVHDRGIDNSWEVICNLKNQNPTIIKAIQLTRNYGQHNAIICGFEYTSGNYIITLDEDLQHDPADIIKLIIKELDTDADVVYGWYKENEQTFIRKLLSKIFRYIILKGIPGLYSFYSPFRLLKKDIAKATIGMQNSYTFLDGYLTWITSDFEHVNVSHSRRISGKSSYNFSKLITHSINVFVTFSNLPYKILFYLGTILSFSAVIYSVYILLRKILFDDLLPGFATLNILLSLGFGITLLGMGILGEYLQRINQKSTKKPNYLIKHEK, translated from the coding sequence ATGAAGGATAATTATGATTATTCTATAGTTGTACCAGTATATTCGGGAGAATTTACAATTAAGGAACTTTTTAATAAAATAGAAGCTGCTTTTATTTCAATAAATAAAACTTTTGAAATAATTTTTGTACACGATAGGGGAATTGATAATTCGTGGGAAGTTATTTGCAATTTAAAGAATCAGAATCCAACTATTATTAAAGCAATTCAATTAACCAGAAATTATGGTCAACATAATGCTATTATTTGTGGTTTTGAATATACATCCGGCAACTACATTATTACTTTAGACGAAGACTTACAGCATGATCCAGCTGACATAATTAAATTAATTATCAAAGAACTGGATACTGATGCTGATGTTGTTTATGGCTGGTATAAAGAAAACGAACAAACATTTATAAGAAAACTTCTTTCGAAGATTTTTAGATATATTATTTTAAAAGGCATACCTGGGCTTTATTCATTCTATTCTCCTTTCAGACTTTTAAAGAAAGACATTGCAAAAGCTACAATTGGGATGCAAAATTCTTATACTTTTTTAGATGGCTATCTTACATGGATTACTTCAGATTTTGAGCATGTTAACGTAAGTCATTCTCGCCGTATTTCGGGCAAAAGCTCATATAACTTTAGCAAATTAATTACACACTCTATTAATGTATTTGTAACGTTTTCAAATCTTCCGTATAAAATATTATTTTACTTAGGAACAATACTTTCGTTTTCTGCAGTTATATATTCGGTATACATTCTTTTAAGAAAAATATTATTTGATGATCTTTTACCCGGTTTTGCAACTTTAAATATATTATTGAGTCTTGGATTTGGAATAACTTTGCTAGGGATGGGTATTTTAGGTGAATATTTACAACGAATTAACCAAAAGTCGACAAAAAAACCAAATTACTTGATTAAACATGAAAAGTAA
- the rffA gene encoding dTDP-4-amino-4,6-dideoxygalactose transaminase: MINFNFPYITGKEHEYINDAINVGHISGNGKYTKLCQSYLKNKFGFKKCLLTTSCTDALEMAALLLDIKTGDEIIIPSFTFVSTALAFVRQGAKIVFVDSRQDHPGIDESKIEKFITSKTKAIVVVHYAGVACDMDKIIEIANKYKLFIVEDAAQAIDSYYNGKPLGSLGHLSCFSFHETKNIQCGEGGMLVINDEQFANRAEIIWEKGTNRAAFFRGEIDKYGWVDIGSSFLPSEICAAFLYAQVENMEVIQNKRKWIWNYYDSALRSKLDSKGVKIPVIPDYATNNGHMYYIVCSSTEERQSLIEYMKSEKIFCVFHYQSLHKSSYNLKTSSLIDLPHSDYYAERLVRLPFYFSLNETVLNEIILKLLKFYK, translated from the coding sequence ATGATTAATTTTAACTTCCCTTATATTACCGGAAAAGAACATGAATATATCAATGATGCTATAAATGTTGGTCATATTTCTGGAAATGGGAAGTATACTAAGCTTTGCCAGTCATATTTAAAAAATAAATTCGGGTTCAAAAAGTGCTTACTCACTACGTCCTGTACAGATGCATTAGAAATGGCGGCATTGCTTTTAGACATTAAAACAGGTGACGAAATTATTATTCCCTCTTTTACCTTTGTTTCAACTGCATTAGCTTTTGTTAGACAAGGTGCTAAAATAGTATTTGTTGATAGTCGCCAAGACCACCCTGGAATTGATGAATCTAAAATAGAAAAATTTATCACTTCAAAAACTAAAGCTATTGTTGTTGTTCATTATGCGGGAGTTGCTTGTGATATGGATAAAATAATTGAAATTGCAAACAAATATAAATTATTTATTGTTGAAGATGCTGCTCAGGCAATTGATAGTTATTATAATGGTAAACCATTAGGAAGTCTTGGGCATTTATCTTGTTTTTCCTTTCATGAAACAAAAAATATTCAATGTGGTGAGGGTGGTATGCTTGTAATAAATGACGAACAATTTGCAAATAGGGCAGAAATTATTTGGGAAAAAGGAACTAACAGGGCTGCTTTTTTTCGTGGTGAAATAGACAAATATGGTTGGGTTGATATAGGATCTTCATTTCTTCCTTCAGAAATATGTGCTGCTTTTCTTTATGCCCAGGTTGAAAACATGGAGGTTATTCAAAATAAAAGGAAATGGATTTGGAATTATTATGATTCTGCCTTAAGATCTAAATTGGATTCAAAAGGAGTAAAAATTCCAGTTATTCCTGATTATGCTACTAACAATGGGCACATGTACTATATAGTGTGTTCATCTACAGAAGAAAGACAATCTTTAATAGAATACATGAAGAGCGAGAAGATATTTTGCGTTTTTCATTATCAAAGCCTTCATAAGAGTAGTTATAATTTAAAAACATCTTCATTAATAGATTTGCCACATAGTGATTATTATGCTGAAAGGTTGGTTCGTTTACCTTTTTATTTTTCATTAAATGAAACTGTTTTGAATGAAATTATTTTAAAGTTATTAAAATTTTATAAGTAA
- a CDS encoding FkbM family methyltransferase — translation MNRINYTLFKVIRKVLYSGYFWPVRLREALFLEIKSPKINYIDIGTYDGSFFEIIRKEKKINKAVLIEPQVDLYNKLCEKYKENQNVLIFNELLGNKKQVSEFYINNLKATSSIFKFNDDIVGKDLDKTCIEKEKRKTNLLDELVPPDMKKIDLLKVDVQGAELLVLQGAEETLKKTIALWIEVSFKKIYEESVLFSEIKLWLENRGFFMKEIHPGFRAINGELLQADCLFKKIEK, via the coding sequence ATGAACAGGATTAATTATACCTTATTTAAAGTTATCAGAAAGGTACTTTATTCTGGTTATTTTTGGCCGGTTAGATTAAGAGAGGCTCTTTTTCTGGAAATAAAATCACCAAAAATAAATTATATAGATATTGGAACTTATGATGGAAGTTTTTTTGAAATTATTAGAAAAGAAAAAAAAATAAATAAAGCCGTACTTATTGAACCACAAGTTGATTTGTACAATAAACTATGTGAAAAATATAAAGAGAATCAAAATGTTTTGATTTTTAATGAATTGCTGGGAAACAAAAAACAGGTGTCTGAATTTTATATCAATAATTTAAAGGCAACATCTTCCATTTTTAAATTTAATGATGATATTGTAGGCAAGGATTTAGATAAAACATGTATTGAAAAAGAAAAAAGAAAAACTAACCTTTTAGACGAATTAGTTCCACCTGATATGAAAAAAATTGATTTGCTAAAAGTTGATGTTCAGGGTGCAGAGTTATTAGTACTTCAAGGCGCTGAAGAGACATTAAAAAAAACAATCGCGTTGTGGATTGAGGTTTCTTTTAAAAAAATATATGAAGAAAGTGTTCTTTTTAGTGAAATAAAACTATGGTTAGAAAACAGAGGATTTTTCATGAAAGAAATACATCCGGGATTCAGAGCCATAAATGGAGAGTTATTACAAGCCGATTGCTTATTTAAAAAAATTGAAAAATGA
- a CDS encoding FkbM family methyltransferase: MTFRILSIQIIIDVVERLVFYPKLKAFYLKKIIIENKDRIKTIIDVGSNRGQSIDFYLKLNKKVKIFGFEPNITLFNKLQNKYKKNSDIVLNNLGISNTNGKLLFYENIMNETSTFEEVNYNSDYLNKKAKVLGVEAKELIAKTYEVEAITLSRFLENNTNLFIDILKLDVEGHEYSCLQGLFENQKTKYPINFIQLECHYDDMYVNNKNQTKINALLKTNGFEEVARIKHSYGDFYEIIYENKLLNEA; this comes from the coding sequence ATGACCTTTAGAATACTTTCTATACAAATTATAATAGACGTTGTTGAACGATTAGTATTTTATCCCAAATTAAAAGCGTTTTATTTAAAAAAGATTATAATAGAAAATAAAGATAGGATTAAAACAATAATTGATGTAGGTAGCAATAGGGGGCAAAGCATCGATTTTTATCTGAAACTAAATAAAAAAGTTAAAATTTTTGGTTTTGAGCCAAACATAACATTATTTAACAAATTACAAAACAAATACAAAAAGAATTCTGATATTGTACTTAATAATCTAGGAATAAGTAACACAAACGGAAAATTACTGTTTTATGAAAATATAATGAACGAAACCTCTACTTTTGAAGAAGTTAATTATAATTCAGATTATTTAAATAAAAAAGCAAAGGTGTTGGGTGTAGAGGCAAAGGAATTAATCGCTAAAACTTATGAAGTAGAAGCCATTACATTATCTCGTTTTTTAGAAAACAATACAAATCTTTTTATTGACATTTTAAAACTTGACGTTGAAGGTCATGAATATAGCTGTTTACAAGGACTTTTCGAAAATCAAAAAACTAAGTACCCAATAAATTTCATACAACTGGAATGCCATTATGATGATATGTATGTCAATAATAAAAATCAGACTAAAATTAATGCCCTTTTAAAAACTAATGGATTTGAAGAAGTTGCCAGAATAAAACATAGCTACGGAGATTTTTATGAAATTATTTACGAAAATAAATTATTAAATGAAGCTTAG